Proteins found in one Bacillota bacterium genomic segment:
- a CDS encoding ice-binding family protein — MSSLAAQDTVELGTAKNFGVLAGSAITNTGPTWIEGTAGGDVGLSSATGAAITGLTTVNADGTIYTVDAAGPAGSVMNFSLLTTAKDDLITAYNDAVDRTPDETISADLAGETLTPGVYKSDSSIALAVGGTLTLDGQNNPNAVFIFQAGSTLTTGSGSKVVLINGAQPCRVFWQIGSSATLGTDSDFVGHIMALTSITANNGAEVKGQLLAINGAVTLENNDIINDVCTPPAPAISVEKYVSIDDGENWLDADGLAGLSIVAGSEVQFKFVVTNTGDVELTNINLNDSVFGDLSGDLAVLDPLASGASFEVIVDGIDVVVGQHSNTATATGDFDDGTYSDTDDAHYLGLEPDAPVTSSYIMKAKRQLPTTGGNGLLLAISVISVTLAGGLFLKGYRRKKGNYNIS; from the coding sequence ATGAGTAGTCTGGCAGCTCAAGATACAGTGGAGTTGGGAACAGCCAAGAACTTTGGAGTTTTGGCCGGCTCGGCTATCACCAATACCGGGCCAACCTGGATCGAAGGAACTGCAGGCGGGGATGTTGGGTTAAGCTCAGCAACAGGTGCTGCGATTACCGGATTAACGACAGTAAATGCAGACGGCACAATTTATACGGTGGATGCTGCTGGTCCTGCAGGCTCAGTAATGAATTTCAGCTTACTGACTACAGCTAAAGATGACCTGATCACCGCGTATAATGATGCAGTTGACAGGACGCCGGATGAAACTATTTCCGCTGACCTTGCTGGAGAAACCTTGACTCCGGGAGTTTACAAATCAGACTCCAGTATCGCTTTAGCGGTTGGCGGCACTCTTACTCTTGATGGTCAAAACAATCCCAATGCCGTCTTCATTTTTCAGGCAGGCTCAACACTTACCACAGGAAGCGGCAGCAAGGTTGTACTTATCAATGGTGCTCAACCCTGTCGGGTTTTTTGGCAGATCGGTAGTTCCGCCACACTGGGAACAGACTCTGATTTTGTTGGACACATTATGGCACTTACAAGCATCACGGCAAATAACGGTGCAGAAGTGAAAGGACAGTTGTTGGCAATAAACGGAGCGGTCACACTAGAAAATAATGATATTATAAATGATGTTTGTACACCTCCTGCTCCGGCCATCAGCGTCGAGAAGTACGTCTCCATTGACGACGGGGAGAACTGGCTGGATGCCGATGGCCTGGCAGGGCTTTCTATTGTTGCAGGCAGTGAGGTTCAGTTCAAGTTTGTGGTGACCAACACCGGCGATGTGGAATTAACTAACATAAATCTTAATGACTCTGTATTTGGCGACCTGAGCGGTGATCTGGCTGTGCTTGACCCGCTGGCAAGCGGCGCCTCCTTTGAGGTTATCGTGGATGGAATCGATGTCGTAGTAGGCCAGCACAGCAACACGGCAACAGCGACGGGTGACTTTGACGATGGGACCTACAGCGATACCGATGATGCCCATTACTTAGGCCTGGAGCCAGATGCTCCGGTCACCAGCTCGTATATTATGAAAGCAAAGCGTCAGCTGCCCACAACTGGTGGAAATGGGCTGCTATTGGCTATTAGTGTAATTAGCGTAACCCTGGCTGGCGGATTATTTCTCAAAGGTTACCGCAGAAAAAAAGGAAACTACAATATAAGTTGA
- a CDS encoding radical SAM protein has translation MKKIVLIEPKSSEDHVYKHVRMPRLGLPILGTQLKDAGYEVRFFLGTGNSLPWPEIIEADLVGISTTTATCREAYQVAGLLRSHRIPVVIGGIHASFMPDEAMQFADYLVRGEAELSFLPLVQSIEAGLPPHNIPGVSYWSNGEMVHNETLESKIDIDTLPIPDLTLLDRYSSMSNIPVMTSRGCPFNCTFCCVTEMFGRRYRHRCTESVLEELTRYQGKNIFFCDDNFTASPKLTKELLRGIIDRGIKLKRWGAQVRVDAANDDELLDLMYRSGCGIVYIGFESINPATLERYNKQQTVEDIEEAIKRFHHYKIRIHGMFVFGADTDTVDTIRQTADFALRAKIDSVQFMTLTPFPGTPFYEQMESEKRILTRDWSLYDGHHTVFQPELMSAEELQSETVIALKRFYSLQNILKNLALTGWGSVIHRTIGWGLTRHFERRNRWFEQLLKHQQYFNPQPVSLFDSLLTAPVREKSQAEFAISNLKVSLTEQSGVLYLKLRGFAGSLHRKELHRVLKGFLRRHYSQMVINTEGLRFISHKAAAAFGAYFDKLGCRMHRLQIITTADSETHSMLNWKSGNRFKMPCFELLLKRR, from the coding sequence ATGAAGAAGATAGTTCTAATTGAACCGAAGTCCAGTGAAGACCATGTTTACAAACATGTCCGTATGCCCCGCCTGGGACTTCCTATCCTGGGCACCCAGTTAAAAGACGCCGGTTACGAGGTAAGATTCTTCCTGGGTACCGGGAATTCACTACCCTGGCCAGAAATAATTGAAGCTGACCTGGTTGGTATATCTACTACTACAGCTACCTGCCGGGAGGCTTACCAGGTTGCCGGATTGCTGAGATCACATAGGATTCCCGTTGTGATTGGTGGTATACATGCCTCATTTATGCCTGATGAAGCTATGCAGTTTGCCGACTATCTGGTCAGGGGTGAGGCAGAATTAAGTTTTCTTCCTCTCGTTCAATCGATTGAAGCCGGATTACCGCCACATAACATCCCCGGGGTATCGTACTGGAGCAACGGGGAAATGGTTCATAATGAAACCCTTGAATCGAAGATAGATATTGATACACTGCCTATTCCAGATCTCACCTTGTTAGATCGTTATTCCTCTATGAGTAATATACCGGTAATGACTTCCCGGGGCTGTCCCTTCAACTGCACATTTTGCTGTGTTACTGAAATGTTTGGACGACGTTATCGACATCGCTGTACAGAAAGTGTTCTTGAAGAACTGACCCGTTATCAGGGGAAGAATATCTTTTTTTGTGATGATAATTTTACCGCTTCCCCCAAACTCACCAAAGAGCTGTTGAGAGGAATTATTGATCGGGGTATCAAACTCAAACGTTGGGGAGCCCAGGTTCGAGTCGATGCGGCAAATGATGATGAGCTGCTTGATTTAATGTACCGCTCTGGCTGCGGTATTGTTTATATCGGTTTTGAGTCTATAAACCCCGCAACTCTTGAACGCTACAACAAGCAGCAAACAGTTGAAGATATTGAAGAAGCGATCAAGCGCTTCCATCATTACAAAATAAGAATTCATGGGATGTTTGTCTTTGGCGCTGACACAGATACGGTTGATACAATAAGGCAGACTGCAGATTTTGCCCTCAGGGCGAAGATTGATAGTGTCCAGTTTATGACTCTGACTCCCTTCCCGGGTACTCCATTCTACGAACAGATGGAAAGCGAAAAGAGAATTTTAACCCGTGACTGGTCTCTCTATGATGGTCATCATACGGTATTTCAACCTGAATTAATGTCAGCGGAAGAGTTACAATCCGAGACAGTCATCGCCCTGAAAAGATTTTACTCCCTGCAGAACATTTTAAAGAATTTAGCACTTACAGGTTGGGGTTCCGTTATTCACAGGACGATCGGGTGGGGCCTTACGCGACATTTTGAGCGGCGGAACCGCTGGTTTGAACAGTTATTGAAACATCAGCAATATTTCAACCCTCAGCCTGTTAGCCTTTTCGACAGCTTATTAACAGCTCCTGTCAGAGAGAAGTCGCAAGCTGAATTTGCTATATCTAATCTTAAGGTATCGCTTACAGAGCAAAGTGGAGTGCTTTACCTAAAACTGCGTGGTTTTGCCGGTAGTTTGCACCGAAAAGAGCTTCACAGAGTTTTAAAGGGTTTTTTACGCAGGCATTATAGTCAAATGGTGATTAACACTGAAGGCCTTCGCTTTATCTCTCATAAAGCGGCAGCTGCTTTCGGCGCCTACTTTGATAAGCTTGGGTGCAGGATGCACCGCTTGCAAATCATAACCACAGCTGATAGCGAAACACACAGCATGCTAAATTGGAAAAGCGGGAATCGTTTTAAAATGCCGTGCTTCGAGCTACTGTTGAAAAGACGTTGA
- a CDS encoding PAS domain S-box protein, with amino-acid sequence MNKHRSAEELRRQAEEKILDSKRKIAPPVAPEELQRLVQELEVHQIELEIQNEELQQAHSELERYLGEYTNLYDFAPVGYLTLDQSGFILRANLTGATMLGLERSKILNQHFEKFITAQHRHAFKSFLEKVFFNRARDTFEITLQIKENESNFVHIEAMVLEDQRECRIALMDITAQKKAEEELRESERQFRTLYETMTQGVLYQDPDCRIISANPAAEKIFGLSFNQMQGRSPKDLQWLIIQEDGSDLPEEAQPYMVALRTGEVINNAVMGLYSPQAGRYTWLKITAVPQFKPGDDKPFQVILTIEDISLIKGMIAYNKLTPREKEVFKLLAKGQGRQLISDKLRFSPKTADKHKENLMNKLELYSQDDIIKFARLINLL; translated from the coding sequence ATGAATAAGCACAGGTCGGCGGAAGAACTACGCCGCCAGGCAGAGGAAAAAATTCTGGATAGCAAACGGAAAATAGCACCTCCCGTTGCTCCGGAAGAATTACAAAGACTTGTACAGGAGTTAGAGGTACACCAAATTGAGCTGGAGATACAAAATGAAGAGCTGCAGCAGGCACATTCAGAATTGGAAAGATATCTCGGTGAATATACCAATCTTTATGATTTTGCTCCTGTTGGTTATTTAACTCTGGATCAAAGCGGTTTTATCCTGCGGGCAAATCTAACCGGAGCAACTATGTTGGGATTGGAACGCAGCAAAATTTTAAATCAGCATTTCGAAAAATTTATCACTGCCCAGCACCGTCATGCTTTTAAATCTTTTTTGGAAAAAGTATTCTTCAACCGGGCCAGGGATACTTTTGAGATTACCCTGCAAATAAAAGAAAATGAATCAAATTTTGTCCATATTGAAGCCATGGTTTTGGAGGATCAGCGGGAATGCCGCATCGCCCTGATGGATATAACAGCCCAAAAAAAAGCCGAAGAAGAGCTGCGAGAAAGTGAACGGCAATTCCGGACCTTGTATGAAACCATGACACAAGGGGTTTTATATCAAGATCCGGACTGTAGAATTATATCGGCAAATCCCGCTGCTGAAAAAATTTTTGGTTTATCTTTTAATCAAATGCAGGGACGATCACCGAAAGACCTTCAATGGTTGATTATTCAGGAAGATGGATCTGACTTACCTGAAGAAGCCCAACCTTATATGGTAGCCCTGCGAACGGGTGAAGTGATAAATAATGCTGTTATGGGATTATATTCACCGCAAGCTGGCAGATACACCTGGCTAAAAATCACTGCGGTGCCGCAATTTAAACCCGGTGACGATAAACCATTCCAGGTAATATTAACCATTGAGGATATCTCCCTTATCAAGGGTATGATAGCATACAACAAACTAACCCCAAGAGAGAAAGAGGTTTTCAAGTTGTTGGCAAAGGGTCAAGGCCGCCAGTTAATATCTGATAAATTGAGATTTAGTCCCAAAACTGCAGATAAGCATAAAGAAAACCTGATGAATAAGTTAGAACTATATTCTCAGGATGATATTATAAAGTTTGCCAGGCTGATTAACCTGCTTTAA
- a CDS encoding chemotaxis protein CheB encodes MTDKKKVDPKAEACLSDESHNSPHLDKPKASFPIIGIGASAGGLEALELFLRNIPVDSGMAFIIVQHLDPTRKDLMVELLQRITPIQVMQVIERTHVQPNCIYIIPPNKDMSIFHGILHLFEPAEPRGLRLPIDFFFRSLAEDLKERSIGVILSGMGTDGTIGLGFIKDRGGVVFVQEPTSAKYDSMPKSAIKAGLADIVIPVEEMPAKIISYLQYKPSFASSETALTEKNQSSLEKIMYLLRSKTGQDFSLYKNTTVCRRLERRMGIHQIENLTTYVRLLQENPQELDLLYKELLIGVTNFFRDPEVWELLKTEAIPQLLTERKNQALRAWVPGCATGEEAYTLAIVFKEMMDQLEPTQNITLQIFATDISLEAVKKAREAVYPVNISADLSPERLQRFFIQVEDGFQVAKPLREMVVFAQQNVIMDPPFTKLDILSCRNLLIYLTSELQKKIIPLFHYSIKPGGYLLLGKAESIGNNTSLFKPLHGKSRLYRRLESTIQADMVEFPLPHAFTPSSSPSETVVNMQSLVDQLLLKRFTPPSVMVNNKGDILYINGRTGVYLEPAAGKANWNVFAMIREGLGYPLNKAFQKAIQKNEVVVVKNAVVKTNGETHTVDITIQPLEEPDVLRGMVLIIFSEVARPRKTKVKDKTSDHEVSSILVSELEEELRQAHHELENIREDMQSSQEKLSATNEELQSTNEELQSTNEELTTSKEEMQSLNEELQTINHELQAKVDELFYVNNDLKNLLESTDIATLFLDNRLRVRRFTAKTAEIIKLIPADIGRLITDIVSSLDYPEFIEDTREVLRTLSFKEKSVSATGGRWFTVKIMPYRTFDDKVDGLVITFMDITISKTLEAALRQSQTDLEKRMVKKDSDLNKAKKRLQSKINKEIGEDHHE; translated from the coding sequence ATGACTGATAAGAAGAAGGTTGATCCGAAGGCAGAGGCCTGCCTGAGCGATGAGTCCCACAATTCTCCTCATTTAGATAAGCCAAAGGCAAGCTTTCCCATCATTGGCATCGGTGCATCTGCCGGCGGTTTGGAGGCGTTGGAACTCTTTCTGAGGAATATTCCCGTAGATAGCGGCATGGCTTTTATTATAGTTCAACACCTGGATCCGACACGAAAAGATCTCATGGTGGAATTACTTCAGCGGATCACTCCTATACAGGTCATGCAGGTTATAGAACGCACTCATGTCCAGCCCAATTGTATTTATATAATTCCCCCGAACAAAGATATGTCGATCTTCCACGGAATACTACACCTTTTTGAACCGGCAGAACCTCGTGGGCTGCGCCTACCTATTGATTTTTTCTTCCGCTCTTTGGCTGAGGACCTAAAGGAACGAAGTATTGGTGTTATCTTATCAGGTATGGGCACCGATGGAACAATCGGTCTTGGCTTCATCAAGGACAGAGGTGGAGTGGTTTTTGTACAGGAACCGACTTCAGCTAAATATGACAGTATGCCGAAAAGCGCAATCAAGGCTGGCCTGGCCGATATTGTTATTCCGGTGGAAGAGATGCCGGCAAAAATAATTTCTTATCTCCAGTATAAACCTTCCTTTGCCAGTTCCGAAACAGCTCTGACAGAAAAAAACCAGAGTTCCCTTGAGAAGATAATGTACCTGTTGCGCTCGAAGACGGGCCAGGATTTTTCTCTTTATAAAAATACCACCGTCTGTCGTCGCCTGGAGCGCCGTATGGGCATCCATCAGATTGAAAATCTTACCACCTATGTCCGGTTGCTTCAGGAAAATCCTCAGGAGCTTGATTTGTTATATAAAGAACTTTTAATCGGAGTTACTAATTTTTTTCGCGATCCGGAAGTATGGGAACTGCTAAAAACTGAAGCTATCCCACAACTTCTGACCGAACGCAAAAACCAGGCCTTGCGAGCCTGGGTGCCAGGTTGTGCAACAGGTGAGGAGGCTTATACTTTAGCCATTGTCTTTAAAGAGATGATGGATCAGTTAGAACCAACCCAAAATATAACGCTTCAGATTTTTGCTACCGACATAAGTCTGGAAGCGGTTAAAAAGGCTCGTGAAGCCGTCTACCCGGTCAATATCTCTGCTGATCTTTCTCCTGAAAGGTTACAACGGTTTTTTATCCAGGTGGAGGACGGTTTCCAGGTTGCCAAACCTTTAAGGGAAATGGTGGTTTTTGCCCAACAAAACGTCATCATGGATCCACCCTTTACCAAACTGGATATCCTAAGCTGCAGAAACCTGTTGATCTATCTGACTTCTGAGCTGCAGAAAAAAATTATACCCCTTTTTCACTACAGCATAAAACCTGGTGGTTATTTATTACTTGGGAAAGCTGAAAGTATCGGCAATAATACAAGCCTTTTTAAACCGCTGCACGGTAAATCCCGACTATATAGGCGCCTGGAATCTACAATACAGGCAGACATGGTCGAATTTCCACTGCCGCATGCTTTTACTCCATCATCATCACCATCAGAAACGGTGGTAAATATGCAATCACTGGTGGATCAGTTACTTTTAAAGCGTTTTACACCTCCATCAGTAATGGTCAACAACAAGGGGGACATCTTATATATTAACGGGCGGACCGGTGTGTATCTTGAGCCGGCAGCCGGCAAGGCCAACTGGAATGTTTTTGCTATGATCCGTGAAGGACTTGGCTACCCTCTAAACAAAGCTTTTCAGAAGGCAATTCAGAAAAATGAAGTAGTTGTTGTTAAAAATGCTGTTGTAAAGACCAATGGAGAAACCCATACAGTAGATATCACCATCCAGCCGCTTGAAGAACCGGATGTGCTGCGTGGGATGGTGTTGATCATCTTTTCAGAAGTGGCCAGGCCTCGGAAAACTAAGGTGAAAGATAAAACAAGTGATCATGAAGTCAGCAGCATTCTGGTTTCCGAATTAGAAGAAGAACTCCGGCAGGCTCACCATGAGCTGGAAAATATTCGTGAGGACATGCAGTCATCCCAGGAAAAACTCAGCGCAACTAATGAAGAACTGCAGTCTACTAACGAAGAGTTGCAGTCAACCAACGAGGAACTGACCACTTCTAAAGAAGAAATGCAATCATTAAATGAGGAGTTACAGACGATCAACCACGAACTGCAAGCTAAAGTAGATGAGTTATTTTATGTAAATAATGATCTGAAAAATTTGCTTGAAAGCACTGATATAGCTACCTTATTCCTGGATAACAGACTTCGCGTGCGGCGATTTACTGCTAAAACGGCCGAAATTATAAAACTGATACCTGCAGATATTGGAAGACTAATTACTGATATTGTCTCCAGCCTGGATTACCCGGAATTTATAGAAGATACCCGGGAAGTGTTGCGCACGCTGTCTTTCAAGGAGAAATCGGTTTCAGCTACCGGGGGGCGCTGGTTTACAGTGAAAATTATGCCTTACCGCACGTTTGATGACAAAGTTGACGGGTTGGTAATAACATTTATGGACATTACTATATCCAAGACACTGGAAGCTGCTCTAAGACAATCCCAAACTGATCTGGAAAAACGAATGGTGAAAAAAGATTCAGATCTGAACAAAGCCAAGAAAAGATTGCAGTCGAAAATTAATAAAGAAATTGGGGAGGATCATCATGAATAA
- a CDS encoding dodecin family protein, with protein sequence MSVVKVIEILAESTESWEAATQAAVKEAAKTVRNIQIVYVDSQQAIVEGDKVVRYRVGTKISFIVQD encoded by the coding sequence ATGTCAGTGGTTAAAGTTATTGAGATATTGGCGGAATCAACGGAAAGTTGGGAAGCCGCAACTCAGGCTGCTGTAAAAGAAGCAGCCAAAACAGTGCGCAATATTCAAATCGTCTATGTAGATTCCCAGCAGGCAATAGTTGAAGGAGACAAGGTCGTCAGGTACCGCGTTGGTACCAAGATTTCATTTATCGTGCAGGATTAA